The Herpetosiphon gulosus sequence GCGATATCACTGCAAAATGGGTCACGCTGCCAAACTGGGCACGGATTCGCAACCAATTGGCCATTCGCTTTGACGGACGCTTTCCGGGGTAATGGGGCGAAATACACAATCTACTTGACAGTCCCCTCTCGGCGAGGGTTAAGCCAAGCGTATCGATGCTCGTTGATTCCCGCGCAAGGGTGGTCAGCACGTGCTGCTGCTGGGTGCCATCATCGGTCTGGATCTGGATGGTGATCGTTATCTGCATGCGGGTTCCTCCCCAGCGCGTGAAAGGCCTGATTCACCGCCCGCCGATCGAAGGCGATGGGCATCCATGCCTCCCAGTCGTCGAGTTGATCAAGCGCATCCATAAAGTCGTCATCATCAACCGTTGGGCGTGGCCCGCCCGCCGCGAATGTCTGGACCCGTTCAATGATCAGCTGCATGGCGGCATGGAGTGGATCAAGCCTATCCCACGACGTTCGTTCACGAAGCAGCGCTCGGTAGCCCGGGGGGCCACCACAATCTTCGGGTGGACATGCCCCCGATCCCGCGTGACAGTGGGGATAGACGCGGTGCGGGACGGCGGGACGAATCTGTTCAATCCAGATATCGTGCTGCCAGAAGTCGCCCATAGCGTAGTCGTAGCGGAAGCGCTCACCAACCCGCAACCGAAAATCGGCAAGCCGCACCTGGTCGGGATCATCAGCAAAGGAAAAACCGCCATCGTGATAGACTCCATAGGCTTTCCCATAGATGAGCAATTGATGGAGGTGGGCATCCTCCCAGCCCATCGCAATTTGGAGAATGGCATGGAGATCAGCAATGGTGGTGGTTGCGGCAACCTGGACCCGTCGCCACACCTGCGGCGTGATATCCCGCAGCACGATTTTGAGGTGATAGATCAGCGGTGTCGATGCAGCAAGGGTCATGGCAACTCCGGCTGGGTTTCCACGGCGAGGACAGGGGCAAGAAAACGGTCGTTTGGTTGCCCATGGGTGGGGGTGGCGCGAAACAGCGGTGTCATGGGCAGTCAGATGGGCATGATACGCAGTCAAGGTATCTTTGTTAAGATACCACAGGCAACAATGAGATTCTTGACTAGAAGGAGCGCACCCATGCAGCTTGGCTATGCCCGTGTTTCCACCGACGACCAACACCTGCATCTGCAACACGATGCCTTGCAGCAGGCCGGATGTGAGCAGATCTTTGCCGATCACGGCAGCGGCGCAACCGCTGACCGGAGTGGTTTCCAGCGCTTGCTGGCCTATGCGCGAGCGGGGGACATCGTGGTGGTATGGCGCTTGGATCGGCTGAGCCGCTCGCTCAAAGATCTGATCGACGTCGTCACGCTGCTGGATACCAAGGGCATCGGCCTGAAAAGCATCCACGAATCGATCGATACGACCTCCAGTGCGGGGAAACTGATTTTCCATATCTTTGGGGCACTGGCGGAATTTGAACGCACGCTCATTCGCGAACGCACCCACGCGGGACTCCAGGCAGCGCGAGCGCGAGGGCGGAAGGGTGGGCGACCGAAAGCCCTGTCCGTCGATCAGCAGGCCTTGGCGGTGAAGCTCTATACTGAAAAGCAGCACACGATCGCGCAGATCTGCCGGATGCTCGGGATTTCAAAGCCGACGCTCTACAAATATCTAGCCGACGCGTCCGCAGCGGGAACCACCAACGCCTGAGGCGCATGACCTCGACTTTTTTGTGGTCTCCATCAAGAATTATGGAGTGAATGCAGTCGGCTTATTGCGAATTGCATCATCTTCTATAATTTGACACTGCTTGATCGCCTGATAGCCCAGAAAGAGGCGGCTGGGGATATGGTGAGTGCCGCTGTCTTGGCCGAGATTGCTCCGGTTGCATGGCACATATTAATTTCTATGGCCGCCGGCACGGGAACCGGAGCCGCCAGCACATGAGACTGCTGCCCTCGACTCGTATAATAGATCTACTGATTCC is a genomic window containing:
- a CDS encoding recombinase family protein, with the protein product MQLGYARVSTDDQHLHLQHDALQQAGCEQIFADHGSGATADRSGFQRLLAYARAGDIVVVWRLDRLSRSLKDLIDVVTLLDTKGIGLKSIHESIDTTSSAGKLIFHIFGALAEFERTLIRERTHAGLQAARARGRKGGRPKALSVDQQALAVKLYTEKQHTIAQICRMLGISKPTLYKYLADASAAGTTNA
- a CDS encoding plasmid pRiA4b ORF-3 family protein, with translation MTLAASTPLIYHLKIVLRDITPQVWRRVQVAATTTIADLHAILQIAMGWEDAHLHQLLIYGKAYGVYHDGGFSFADDPDQVRLADFRLRVGERFRYDYAMGDFWQHDIWIEQIRPAVPHRVYPHCHAGSGACPPEDCGGPPGYRALLRERTSWDRLDPLHAAMQLIIERVQTFAAGGPRPTVDDDDFMDALDQLDDWEAWMPIAFDRRAVNQAFHALGRNPHADNDHHPDPDR